The segment GAAGAGGATATCAAAAACCTCGAAAAGGATATTCTCGCGCAGTTGAACAAGGTCGTGTCATGACCGCGGGTAGCAGAGGCCAATCACTGGAGCTCTATTTTATCAACGGCAAGCCAGACGGGATGCTGACAGCTGAGGTGTTCAATTGGACAGGCCATGTCCTAATGACGCCGCGCACCCAAATATCTGAAGCCCTGAAACGCCCAGAGGCACAATTTACCGGCGTTTACCTCCTGTTTGGCGAGAACGATGGGAAACCTTGCGCCTACATTGGCGAAGGCGAAGATATGTCCTATCGCATTCGTTCTCATGAAGCGCGCAAGGATTGGTGGACCCAGGCGATCCTGGTCACGACCCAGGCCAACAGCCTTAACAAGGCACATATCCGTTATCTGGAAGCGCGCCTGATTGAAGAAGCCAGAAACATCGCGCGTGTTGGTCTGGATAATGGAACAGCCCCTACGCTTCCTTCCCTAAAAGAAGCCGAGCGCGCCAACATGGAGGGCTTCCTCGACTATCTCCTTATGGTCTTACCTGCCATTGGGATTGACGCATTTAAGCAGAACAAACGCCCTAAGCTTGCAGAAGCATCGAAGGAAGATATCACGTCGCCGATATTTGAACTTCACACCCGTAAACACGACCTCCGTGCCCGAGCGCTGATTGAAGATGGTGACTTTGTTGTTCTTGAAGGTTCCGAAGCAAGGCCAGAATGGGGTGGCAAGGGGTCCGAGCTTACATCTTACGCCAAGCTTCACGGCGAGCTGTTGGGCAGTGGTGTGCTGACGATTGCGGGCCCTAAAGCCAAGTTCACCCAGAATTTTGCTTTTGCCAGCCCCAGTGCGGCCGGCGCTGTCGTAAATGGTCGACCGACTAATGGCACCATCGAATGGAAGATCGAAGGCAGCAGCAAAACCTACAAGGATTGGGAAGCTGAAAGATTGGAGGCCTCGGAATGAGTTTAAGCGCCTCTAACAAAAGCACTTGGGAAACGAAGCGGCTAAGGTTCCTTGCTCGTATTAATAAATCCAGAATCCCAAAAGAACTAGAAGAGACTGACGAAGTTTCCTTTATTCCCATGCCTGCTGTTGGAGAGTATGGCGGCTTAGAGCTTTCGGAAACAAAGCCAATTGGAGATATTGGCGCCGGATACACGCCTTTTGTGGAAGACGATGTCTTAGTCGCCAAAATCACACCATGCTTTGAAAATGGCAAAGGGGCAGTAGCACGCGGCCTAATAAACCAAGCAGCATACGGCACCACTGAACTCCATGTTGTGAGCTGTGGCCCAGAACTTTTACCTGATTTTGCTTTCTATCTTTCTATAAGCGATCCGTTTAGGGGGTTTGGTGAAGGCAGTATGTATGGTGCTGGTGGTCAAAAGAGAGTGCCTGAGAGCTTTATCAAAGACTTCCTAGTATCCATCCCAACTTTGGAGCATCAAAAACGCATATTGAGTTTCTTAGAAACCAAACTCGGCGAGATCGACGACCTAATCGCGAAAAAGCAAGAAATGCTGAAGCTTCTTGCCGAGAAGCGGTCAGCCTTAATTACTCGCGCGGTTACCAAGGGTTTGAACCCTGATGCCCTCATGAAGTCAAGCGGATACGATTGGCTTGGCGACATACCCGGACATTGGGAGATAAAGCGCCTTCGGTTCATTGGACGACCTCAGAATGGCATAAACATTGGAGGTGAGTTCTTTGGAAAGGGGCATCCATTTGTGAGTTACAGCGATGTCTTCAATAATTTTGAGCTACCTAGCAACATTTCCGGTTTAGTTGAAAGTTCAGATGATGACCGCAAAAGATATTCAGTCCAAAGAGGGGATATTTTTTTCACCAGAACCTCGGAAACTATAGAAGAAATTGGAATGTCAGCGGTTAGTATGCGAACGATTCCAGACGCCACTTTTGCAGGGTTCTTGATCCGCGTTAGACCCTCTAGAAAAGTTCTACTCCCAAGCTTCGCAAAGTACTATTTCAGAAATACCAGTTTGAGGTTCTTTCTCGTCAAAGAAATGAACCTAGTTACACGCGCGTCTTTGGGACAGAACCTGTTAGGTAACTTGCCAGTAGTCATTCCCTCGTTGGCTGAGCAGGAACAAATCGTAGGATTTATTGAAACTGAAGCCACAACACTCGATGCTGTCACCTCAACCATTGAGTCGGCCATCCTGCATTTAATTGAATATCGATCATCTGTAATCAGTAAAGCTGTCACTGGTGAATTGGAGGTTGCCTAGATGCCCTTGAGCGCTGAAGGATATTTTGGGCATATCAAGGCCTGTTTGAACCAAGCATTTATTCAGGACCACGGGACAGGGGAATCTATAACCCTAAAGGAAAAAATAGACGGCCAATCTAAGCCATTGACCGTTTCTTTCCCTTTTCAAGGTGAAGCGTTTTCGATCAATCTTGATCTGAAGTCGACAAAGAAGGGTGAGGACCCAAGGCTCTTTAGGTTTCTTGATGACGAGGCTAAGCCGTGGGCAAAAAAATGCGACTTCGTTGTTTTTCATCGAATGCCTGTGGGTATATACGCGTACCTTATCGAATTCAAATCCAATGGAATTGATGGCGCGGGGATCAAAGCCCAATTGGATGCGAGCATCAATTGGCTGAAGTCTCTCAAACAAGTTGTCGCGCATTATTACGGCCACGAACGCGAACTTACTGTCCAAAAATTTGTATTTAGTTCGAATACAAATCCAAGGGCATATCTGGACTCGCATGGAAAATACCTGAAGGCCGATCCAACAATCAGGTTTTATCACTATGAGGCTTTGAAGGGTCTCTCGCTCGGCGAACTTGAAAACAATATGGCCGACGAGATTTAGGGGGCAAAATGTCAAAGCATAAAGAAATCAGATTTGAAGAAGCCATTGAAGAGTCCCTCCTTGCGGATGGCGGTTATTTCAAGGGCGATTCCGACAGCTTCGATCCTTTATTTGCGCTATACCCCCGCGACGTGATCAGTTTTGTTGAAGCAACCCAGGACAAGAAGTGGCAGGCGATCAAGGCCTTGCATGGGCCAAAGGCAGAGGATGCCTTGCTATCCGCACTCTCACGCGAGCTGGGCAGCAAAGGCGCTCTGACTGTTCTACGCAAAGGATTCAAGTGTTATGGAAAGACTTTCGATCTTGCCTATTTTGCACCCAACACAGGCATGAACCCGGAAGCCAAAGCGCTTTATGACAAGAACGAATTGAAGGTCACACGCCAGGTTCACTTCAGCGAAAAGACCCCCAACCAGACCCTGGACATGGTGTTGTCGTTGAATGGCCTCCCTGTTGTTACGCTAGAAATTAAAAACGCAATGACAGGTCAGACGGTCGATCATGCCATCAAGCAGTACAAGTTTGACCGCGACCCCAATGAACAAATCTTCAAATTCAAGGAGAGGGCATTAGTTCACTTTGCCGTGGACACGGATCAAGCCTTCATGACGACGCGGCTCTCTGGGGGCAAGACCTTCTTTCTTCCCTTCAACAAGGGGTATGAAAATCGGGCGGGTAATCCACCTCAGGATGGGGACTATAGGACATCGTATCTGTGGAAGGATATTTTGGCGCGCGATAGCCTAATGGATATCTTGGCACGCTTCCTTCATCTGCAGGTTCAGGAACGCCGGGTCGTCACCAAGAAAGGCATCAAGGTTGAAAAGCGGGAGACGATGATCTTCCCCCGCTTCCACCAGCTTGACGTTGTGCGAGAGCTTGTTTCTCATTCGAAGGCAAAGGGCTCCGGCCACAACTACCTCGTTCAACATTCTGCCGGATCGGGTAAGTCCAACTCGATTGCCTGGCTCGCTCATCGCCTCTCCAGCCTGCATGACGGTGCAGGGCAAGCAAAAGTCTTTAACTCGGTCATTGTGGTTACGGACAGACGCGTATTGGACCAGCAACTACAAGACACGATCTACCAGTTCGAGCATAAGCAGGGTGTGGTTCAGAAGATCGATAAAGATACGCGCCAGCTGACCAAAGCCTTATCGAGTGGTGTGCCCATCATTATCACCACCATACAGAAGTTTCCATTTATCGCTCAAGCTTTGGACACGATGTCGCAGAAGGGCGAGACGATTGATATTGATACCTCTAACAAACGATTTGCCGTGATTGTCGATGAGGCGCACTCCTCACAATCAGGCGAAACAGCCATGGAGTTGAGGAAAGTCCTTAATCGCTCAGGCATCGAAAACGCAATTGCATCCGAGTTTCTGGATGAGGAAGAAAACCTATCAGAAGAAGCCAAGAAAGAGTTGATTGCCGAGATGATGAAGCGTCCTCGGCAACCGAACCTGAGCTTTTTTGCCTTTACGGCAACACCGAAATTCAAGACTCAGGTAATCTTCAACGAACCCAATCCAAGGACGAACACAGCACCATTTCATACGTACTCAATGCGGCAAGCGATTGAGGAAAAATTCATCCTGGATGTCTTGGCGAATTATACGACATACAAAAGGTTCTTCGGCCTAGTTCAGCAAATGGAAGATGATCCAGAAGTGCCCAAGAGCAAAGCGGCCAAGGCCTTAAGTCGCTTTGTCTCCATGCACAGCTACGACATCTCCCAAAAAGTTGAGATCATCGTGGAGCATTTCCGGTCTTCTACGAAACATAAGATTGGCGGTAAGGCCAAAGCCATGGTGGTGACAGGCTCCCGAATTCATGCAGTTCGCTACAAACTGGCATTTGACAAATACATTCAGGAGAAGGGCTATGATGATGTGCGGTCCTTGGTGGCTTTCTCCGGCGATGTGAGCGACCCAGAATTGCCGGGCCACACCTTTACAGAGGTTGGCATGAACTCAGGCATCAAGGAGCGGGAGCTGCCGGAGAAGTTTGCTACTGATGAATTCAAGGTCTTGCTGGTGGCTGAAAAGTACCAGACGGGTTTTGATGAACCTCTTTTGCATACGATGTATGTGGACAAGCGCTTAGCTGGTGTTCAGACCGTTCAAACGCTCTCCAGACTAAACCGCATGACGTCCGGTAAAGAAGACACTTTTGTCCTCGATTTCGTTAATGAACCAGAAGAAATCTACAAAGCCTTCAAGCCTTACTACGAGGTTACGCCTCCAGGTGAGGCCACTGATCCGCACCAGCTTTACGACTTGCAGCACAAGATTGAAGAGTGGCGTCTCTTTGATCAGTCGGAGCTAAACGCCTTCTGCAATGTCTGGTTCCAAAAGCATGTGGAGACGGCTTCCGCAGATCATATGAAGCTGAATGCGATTATTGATCCGTGTGTTGAGCGCTTCAAAAAGCTCGATGACGAGC is part of the Thalassospira lucentensis genome and harbors:
- a CDS encoding GIY-YIG nuclease family protein gives rise to the protein MTAGSRGQSLELYFINGKPDGMLTAEVFNWTGHVLMTPRTQISEALKRPEAQFTGVYLLFGENDGKPCAYIGEGEDMSYRIRSHEARKDWWTQAILVTTQANSLNKAHIRYLEARLIEEARNIARVGLDNGTAPTLPSLKEAERANMEGFLDYLLMVLPAIGIDAFKQNKRPKLAEASKEDITSPIFELHTRKHDLRARALIEDGDFVVLEGSEARPEWGGKGSELTSYAKLHGELLGSGVLTIAGPKAKFTQNFAFASPSAAGAVVNGRPTNGTIEWKIEGSSKTYKDWEAERLEASE
- a CDS encoding type I restriction endonuclease subunit R, translated to MSKHKEIRFEEAIEESLLADGGYFKGDSDSFDPLFALYPRDVISFVEATQDKKWQAIKALHGPKAEDALLSALSRELGSKGALTVLRKGFKCYGKTFDLAYFAPNTGMNPEAKALYDKNELKVTRQVHFSEKTPNQTLDMVLSLNGLPVVTLEIKNAMTGQTVDHAIKQYKFDRDPNEQIFKFKERALVHFAVDTDQAFMTTRLSGGKTFFLPFNKGYENRAGNPPQDGDYRTSYLWKDILARDSLMDILARFLHLQVQERRVVTKKGIKVEKRETMIFPRFHQLDVVRELVSHSKAKGSGHNYLVQHSAGSGKSNSIAWLAHRLSSLHDGAGQAKVFNSVIVVTDRRVLDQQLQDTIYQFEHKQGVVQKIDKDTRQLTKALSSGVPIIITTIQKFPFIAQALDTMSQKGETIDIDTSNKRFAVIVDEAHSSQSGETAMELRKVLNRSGIENAIASEFLDEEENLSEEAKKELIAEMMKRPRQPNLSFFAFTATPKFKTQVIFNEPNPRTNTAPFHTYSMRQAIEEKFILDVLANYTTYKRFFGLVQQMEDDPEVPKSKAAKALSRFVSMHSYDISQKVEIIVEHFRSSTKHKIGGKAKAMVVTGSRIHAVRYKLAFDKYIQEKGYDDVRSLVAFSGDVSDPELPGHTFTEVGMNSGIKERELPEKFATDEFKVLLVAEKYQTGFDEPLLHTMYVDKRLAGVQTVQTLSRLNRMTSGKEDTFVLDFVNEPEEIYKAFKPYYEVTPPGEATDPHQLYDLQHKIEEWRLFDQSELNAFCNVWFQKHVETASADHMKLNAIIDPCVERFKKLDDEQQENCKSQLESFRRLYAFLAQVIPYQDTSLEKLYVFARFLLKKLPRRDDGGVFELDEEVTLQYYRLQKMSEGAIDLSEGEAEPLKGPTEVGSRKAEEELVPLSTLIERLNDRFGTDFTEADRLFFEQVAEAATQDATLKAAAEVNTIENFALVFDKMLEGLFIERMDGNEAIFAKLIADKDFRRIANEHLLKDVYERLSKARV
- a CDS encoding restriction endonuclease subunit S; its protein translation is MSLSASNKSTWETKRLRFLARINKSRIPKELEETDEVSFIPMPAVGEYGGLELSETKPIGDIGAGYTPFVEDDVLVAKITPCFENGKGAVARGLINQAAYGTTELHVVSCGPELLPDFAFYLSISDPFRGFGEGSMYGAGGQKRVPESFIKDFLVSIPTLEHQKRILSFLETKLGEIDDLIAKKQEMLKLLAEKRSALITRAVTKGLNPDALMKSSGYDWLGDIPGHWEIKRLRFIGRPQNGINIGGEFFGKGHPFVSYSDVFNNFELPSNISGLVESSDDDRKRYSVQRGDIFFTRTSETIEEIGMSAVSMRTIPDATFAGFLIRVRPSRKVLLPSFAKYYFRNTSLRFFLVKEMNLVTRASLGQNLLGNLPVVIPSLAEQEQIVGFIETEATTLDAVTSTIESAILHLIEYRSSVISKAVTGELEVA